In Ailuropoda melanoleuca isolate Jingjing chromosome 4, ASM200744v2, whole genome shotgun sequence, the following proteins share a genomic window:
- the F2RL3 gene encoding proteinase-activated receptor 4 isoform X1: MWALVLLWPVVLGFGLEDDSQNTLTYDEDDEMGSVGGGNDGTLGPLTGPQEETPHSPHLRSFPGQVWVNNSHVLEIPHSSRALLLGWVSTRLVPALYGLTLLVGLPANGLALWVLATRVPRLPSTVLLMNLAAADLLLALTLPLRVAYHLQDQHWPFGEAACRATTAALYGHMYGSVLLLAAISLDRYLGVVHPFRALTLRGQRLAAGLCATAWLAAAALALPLALQRQTFRLSHSDHVLCHDALPVGAQASYWRPAFLCLGVLGCFLPLLVMLLSYGATLCALAAGGPRYGHALRLTALVLASAVAFFVPSNILLLLHYSDPRPDAWGDLYAAYVPSLALSTLNSCVDPFIYYYVSVEFRDKVREGLLHVTRGASAASREGGTQGTGTRSTSLV; this comes from the exons ATGTGGGCACTCGTGCTGCTGTGGCCCGTGGTGCTGGGGTTCGGCCTGGAAGATGACAGCCAGAACACCCTCACCTACGACGAGGACGATGAGATGGGGAGCGTGGGGGGAGGTAATG atGGCACACTGGGGCCCCTGACTGGGCCCCAGGAGGAGACCCCTCACTCGCCCCACCTGCGCAGCTTCCCCGGCCAGGTTTGGGTCAACAACAGCCACGTTCTGGAGATCCCACACAGCTCGCGGGCGCTGCTGCTGGGCTGGGTGTCCACGAGGCTGGTGCCCGCGCTCTACGGGCTCACCCTGCTGGTGGGGCTGCCCGCTAACGGGCTGGCGCTGTGGGTGCTGGCCACCCGGGTGCCGCGGCTGCCCTCCACCGTGCTGCTGATGAACCTGGCGGCCGCCGACCTCCTGCTGGCCTTGACGCTGCCGCTGCGCGTCGCCTACCACTTGCAGGACCAGCACTGGCCCTTCGGTGAGGCCGCGTGCCGCGCGACCACAGCCGCTCTCTACGGCCACATGTACGGCTCTGTGCTGCTGCTGGCCGCCATCAGCCTGGACCGCTACCTGGGCGTCGTGCACCCGTTCCGAGCCCTCACCCTGCGGGGCCAGCGCTTGGCTGCTGGGCTCTGCGCCACGGCCTGGCTGGCAGCCGCCGCCCTGGCGCTGCCCCTGGCGCTGCAGCGCCAGACCTTCCGCTTGTCGCACTCGGACCACGTGCTGTGCCACGACGCGCTGCCCGTGGGCGCGCAGGCCTCCTACTGGCGGCCCGCCTTCCTCTGCCTGGGGGTGCTCGGCTGCTTCCTGCCGCTGCTGGTCATGCTGCTGAGCTACGGGGCCACGCTGTGTGCGCTGGCAGCCGGCGGCCCGCGCTACGGCCACGCGCTGAGGCTGACCGCGCTCGTGCTGGCCTCGGCCGTGGCCTTCTTCGTGCCCAGCAACATATTGCTGCTGCTGCACTACTCGGACCCGCGCCCGGACGCCTGGGGGGACCTGTACGCCGCCTACGTGCCCAGCCTGGCGCTCAGCACCCTCAACAGCTGCGTGGACCCCTTCATCTACTACTACGTGTCTGTGGAGTTCAGGGACAAGGTGCGGGAGGGGCTGCTCCACGTGACTCGGGGCGCCTCCGCAGCCTCCAGGGAGGGGGGCACCCAGGGCACTGGCACCCGGTCCACCTCACTCGTGTGA
- the F2RL3 gene encoding proteinase-activated receptor 4 isoform X4 codes for MWALVLLWPVVLGFGLEDDSQNTLTYDEDDEMGSVGGGNDGTLGPLTGPQEETPHSPHLRSFPGQVWVNNSHVLEIPHSSRALLLGWVSTRLVPALYGLTLLVGLPANGLALWVLATRVPRLPSTVLLMNLAAADLLLALTLPLRVAYHLQDQHWPFGEAACRATTAALYGHMYGSVLLLAAISLDRYLGVVHPFRALTLRGQRLAAGLCATAWLAAAALALPLALQRQTFRLSHSDHVLCHDALPVGAQASYWRPAFLCLGVLGCFLPLLVMLLSYGATLCALAAGGPRYGHALRLTALVLASAVAFFVPSNILLLLHYSDPRPDAWGDLYAAYVPSLALSTLNSCVDPFIYYYVSVEFRDKGRP; via the exons ATGTGGGCACTCGTGCTGCTGTGGCCCGTGGTGCTGGGGTTCGGCCTGGAAGATGACAGCCAGAACACCCTCACCTACGACGAGGACGATGAGATGGGGAGCGTGGGGGGAGGTAATG atGGCACACTGGGGCCCCTGACTGGGCCCCAGGAGGAGACCCCTCACTCGCCCCACCTGCGCAGCTTCCCCGGCCAGGTTTGGGTCAACAACAGCCACGTTCTGGAGATCCCACACAGCTCGCGGGCGCTGCTGCTGGGCTGGGTGTCCACGAGGCTGGTGCCCGCGCTCTACGGGCTCACCCTGCTGGTGGGGCTGCCCGCTAACGGGCTGGCGCTGTGGGTGCTGGCCACCCGGGTGCCGCGGCTGCCCTCCACCGTGCTGCTGATGAACCTGGCGGCCGCCGACCTCCTGCTGGCCTTGACGCTGCCGCTGCGCGTCGCCTACCACTTGCAGGACCAGCACTGGCCCTTCGGTGAGGCCGCGTGCCGCGCGACCACAGCCGCTCTCTACGGCCACATGTACGGCTCTGTGCTGCTGCTGGCCGCCATCAGCCTGGACCGCTACCTGGGCGTCGTGCACCCGTTCCGAGCCCTCACCCTGCGGGGCCAGCGCTTGGCTGCTGGGCTCTGCGCCACGGCCTGGCTGGCAGCCGCCGCCCTGGCGCTGCCCCTGGCGCTGCAGCGCCAGACCTTCCGCTTGTCGCACTCGGACCACGTGCTGTGCCACGACGCGCTGCCCGTGGGCGCGCAGGCCTCCTACTGGCGGCCCGCCTTCCTCTGCCTGGGGGTGCTCGGCTGCTTCCTGCCGCTGCTGGTCATGCTGCTGAGCTACGGGGCCACGCTGTGTGCGCTGGCAGCCGGCGGCCCGCGCTACGGCCACGCGCTGAGGCTGACCGCGCTCGTGCTGGCCTCGGCCGTGGCCTTCTTCGTGCCCAGCAACATATTGCTGCTGCTGCACTACTCGGACCCGCGCCCGGACGCCTGGGGGGACCTGTACGCCGCCTACGTGCCCAGCCTGGCGCTCAGCACCCTCAACAGCTGCGTGGACCCCTTCATCTACTACTACGTGTCTGTGGAGTTCAGGGACAAG GGGAGACCCTAA
- the F2RL3 gene encoding proteinase-activated receptor 4 isoform X3, with protein sequence MWALVLLWPVVLGFGLEDDSQNTLTYDEDDEMGSVGGGNDGTLGPLTGPQEETPHSPHLRSFPGQVWVNNSHVLEIPHSSRALLLGWVSTRLVPALYGLTLLVGLPANGLALWVLATRVPRLPSTVLLMNLAAADLLLALTLPLRVAYHLQDQHWPFGEAACRATTAALYGHMYGSVLLLAAISLDRYLGVVHPFRALTLRGQRLAAGLCATAWLAAAALALPLALQRQTFRLSHSDHVLCHDALPVGAQASYWRPAFLCLGVLGCFLPLLVMLLSYGATLCALAAGGPRYGHALRLTALVLASAVAFFVPSNILLLLHYSDPRPDAWGDLYAAYVPSLALSTLNSCVDPFIYYYVSVEFRDKCHYKERTHVHTGKEAI encoded by the exons ATGTGGGCACTCGTGCTGCTGTGGCCCGTGGTGCTGGGGTTCGGCCTGGAAGATGACAGCCAGAACACCCTCACCTACGACGAGGACGATGAGATGGGGAGCGTGGGGGGAGGTAATG atGGCACACTGGGGCCCCTGACTGGGCCCCAGGAGGAGACCCCTCACTCGCCCCACCTGCGCAGCTTCCCCGGCCAGGTTTGGGTCAACAACAGCCACGTTCTGGAGATCCCACACAGCTCGCGGGCGCTGCTGCTGGGCTGGGTGTCCACGAGGCTGGTGCCCGCGCTCTACGGGCTCACCCTGCTGGTGGGGCTGCCCGCTAACGGGCTGGCGCTGTGGGTGCTGGCCACCCGGGTGCCGCGGCTGCCCTCCACCGTGCTGCTGATGAACCTGGCGGCCGCCGACCTCCTGCTGGCCTTGACGCTGCCGCTGCGCGTCGCCTACCACTTGCAGGACCAGCACTGGCCCTTCGGTGAGGCCGCGTGCCGCGCGACCACAGCCGCTCTCTACGGCCACATGTACGGCTCTGTGCTGCTGCTGGCCGCCATCAGCCTGGACCGCTACCTGGGCGTCGTGCACCCGTTCCGAGCCCTCACCCTGCGGGGCCAGCGCTTGGCTGCTGGGCTCTGCGCCACGGCCTGGCTGGCAGCCGCCGCCCTGGCGCTGCCCCTGGCGCTGCAGCGCCAGACCTTCCGCTTGTCGCACTCGGACCACGTGCTGTGCCACGACGCGCTGCCCGTGGGCGCGCAGGCCTCCTACTGGCGGCCCGCCTTCCTCTGCCTGGGGGTGCTCGGCTGCTTCCTGCCGCTGCTGGTCATGCTGCTGAGCTACGGGGCCACGCTGTGTGCGCTGGCAGCCGGCGGCCCGCGCTACGGCCACGCGCTGAGGCTGACCGCGCTCGTGCTGGCCTCGGCCGTGGCCTTCTTCGTGCCCAGCAACATATTGCTGCTGCTGCACTACTCGGACCCGCGCCCGGACGCCTGGGGGGACCTGTACGCCGCCTACGTGCCCAGCCTGGCGCTCAGCACCCTCAACAGCTGCGTGGACCCCTTCATCTACTACTACGTGTCTGTGGAGTTCAGGGACAAG TGTCATTATAAGGAGAGGACACACGTACACACAGGGAAGGAGGCCATCTGA
- the F2RL3 gene encoding proteinase-activated receptor 4 isoform X2 produces MWALVLLWPVVLGFGLEDDSQNTLTYDEDDEMGSVGGGNDGTLGPLTGPQEETPHSPHLRSFPGQVWVNNSHVLEIPHSSRALLLGWVSTRLVPALYGLTLLVGLPANGLALWVLATRVPRLPSTVLLMNLAAADLLLALTLPLRVAYHLQDQHWPFGEAACRATTAALYGHMYGSVLLLAAISLDRYLGVVHPFRALTLRGQRLAAGLCATAWLAAAALALPLALQRQTFRLSHSDHVLCHDALPVGAQASYWRPAFLCLGVLGCFLPLLVMLLSYGATLCALAAGGPRYGHALRLTALVLASAVAFFVPSNILLLLHYSDPRPDAWGDLYAAYVPSLALSTLNSCVDPFIYYYVSVEFRDKGRRPSDHEGRHGGAAATATEHDDC; encoded by the exons ATGTGGGCACTCGTGCTGCTGTGGCCCGTGGTGCTGGGGTTCGGCCTGGAAGATGACAGCCAGAACACCCTCACCTACGACGAGGACGATGAGATGGGGAGCGTGGGGGGAGGTAATG atGGCACACTGGGGCCCCTGACTGGGCCCCAGGAGGAGACCCCTCACTCGCCCCACCTGCGCAGCTTCCCCGGCCAGGTTTGGGTCAACAACAGCCACGTTCTGGAGATCCCACACAGCTCGCGGGCGCTGCTGCTGGGCTGGGTGTCCACGAGGCTGGTGCCCGCGCTCTACGGGCTCACCCTGCTGGTGGGGCTGCCCGCTAACGGGCTGGCGCTGTGGGTGCTGGCCACCCGGGTGCCGCGGCTGCCCTCCACCGTGCTGCTGATGAACCTGGCGGCCGCCGACCTCCTGCTGGCCTTGACGCTGCCGCTGCGCGTCGCCTACCACTTGCAGGACCAGCACTGGCCCTTCGGTGAGGCCGCGTGCCGCGCGACCACAGCCGCTCTCTACGGCCACATGTACGGCTCTGTGCTGCTGCTGGCCGCCATCAGCCTGGACCGCTACCTGGGCGTCGTGCACCCGTTCCGAGCCCTCACCCTGCGGGGCCAGCGCTTGGCTGCTGGGCTCTGCGCCACGGCCTGGCTGGCAGCCGCCGCCCTGGCGCTGCCCCTGGCGCTGCAGCGCCAGACCTTCCGCTTGTCGCACTCGGACCACGTGCTGTGCCACGACGCGCTGCCCGTGGGCGCGCAGGCCTCCTACTGGCGGCCCGCCTTCCTCTGCCTGGGGGTGCTCGGCTGCTTCCTGCCGCTGCTGGTCATGCTGCTGAGCTACGGGGCCACGCTGTGTGCGCTGGCAGCCGGCGGCCCGCGCTACGGCCACGCGCTGAGGCTGACCGCGCTCGTGCTGGCCTCGGCCGTGGCCTTCTTCGTGCCCAGCAACATATTGCTGCTGCTGCACTACTCGGACCCGCGCCCGGACGCCTGGGGGGACCTGTACGCCGCCTACGTGCCCAGCCTGGCGCTCAGCACCCTCAACAGCTGCGTGGACCCCTTCATCTACTACTACGTGTCTGTGGAGTTCAGGGACAAG GGAAGGAGGCCATCTGACCACGAAGGCAGACATGGGGGTGCCGCAGCCACAGCCACGGAACACGACGACTGCTAA